In Sphingobacterium sp. PCS056, the following proteins share a genomic window:
- a CDS encoding response regulator transcription factor, which translates to MSKEITVAVIEDDENLRFLVRHRLETEGYNVVQTGDGNEAEKLILEKRPDVVLLDWMLPGKEGNEICESIRKAGFENIVIMMTAKSQDIDKIEAYSFGVTDYISKPFNMDVLIAMIENKVRFFLPKNTPEVYHFGKTEHQPNIHSLIRDGRKIELTILENRILLHFLQNVGKEITREELMEVVWGYSSNVNTRTLDMHVVRLRKKIEKNPDKPHYLQTVRGLGYRFVDDEEN; encoded by the coding sequence ATGAGCAAAGAAATAACTGTAGCTGTTATTGAAGATGATGAAAATCTACGCTTTTTAGTTCGTCACAGATTAGAAACGGAAGGATACAATGTTGTTCAAACGGGGGATGGAAATGAGGCTGAAAAGTTGATTTTAGAAAAAAGACCAGATGTTGTATTATTAGATTGGATGTTACCAGGCAAAGAAGGTAATGAAATTTGTGAAAGTATTCGAAAAGCAGGATTTGAAAACATAGTCATCATGATGACTGCCAAATCTCAGGATATTGATAAAATTGAAGCCTATAGCTTTGGGGTCACCGATTATATCAGTAAACCTTTCAATATGGATGTATTGATAGCTATGATAGAAAATAAAGTTCGTTTCTTTCTGCCCAAAAATACACCTGAAGTGTACCATTTTGGTAAAACCGAGCATCAACCCAATATCCACTCATTAATAAGAGATGGTAGAAAGATTGAATTGACAATTTTAGAAAATAGAATTTTATTGCATTTTTTACAAAATGTAGGCAAAGAAATAACACGTGAAGAATTAATGGAAGTGGTGTGGGGATATAGTTCTAATGTCAATACCCGTACATTGGATATGCACGTCGTTCGACTAAGGAAAAAGATTGAGAAAAATCCAGACAAACCTCATTACTTGCAGACTGTTAGAGGGTTAGGTTATCGGTTTGTCGATGATGAAGAGAATTGA
- a CDS encoding ABC transporter permease: MNTLQLVWKNISKQTGSTILSILLTAFGVAILCVLSITSESFEKQLENNSKNIDLVIGAKGSPLQLILSSVYHIDNPTGNIPLAEAEKLQNNPLIKLAVPVSLGDNYKGHRIVGTDSSFLTLYETKVLQGRLFQKDYEVVIGTDVAHKQKLKIGDHIHSSHGLSKGGHSHDDHPFTVVGILAHNNNITDNLILTSLSSVWDVHGIAHDEHHEALTAEELQAKEDLAETRDAYLHHHGEATDEEHDHVHEDDQYADSDRIVKSIGADMIHSSGLEITALLVQYQSPAAIAVLPKFIAQNTQMQAASPAIESARLFSLLGVGIDSLQILAYIIMAIAGLSVFISLYNALKQRKYDLAIMRTLGASKLKLFTLVIFEGMVITIIGGFLGLLFAHIALYYISLQTSQSADFINTFKLNPIELIFVLLACIIGIISALIPAIKAYKTTISHILSGN; the protein is encoded by the coding sequence ATGAATACCCTTCAATTAGTTTGGAAAAATATCAGCAAACAGACTGGATCGACTATCCTCAGTATTTTACTCACTGCCTTCGGTGTGGCTATACTTTGTGTACTTTCTATAACAAGTGAAAGTTTTGAAAAACAACTTGAAAATAATAGTAAAAATATTGATCTCGTAATTGGTGCAAAGGGAAGCCCATTACAACTGATATTATCTAGTGTATATCACATTGACAACCCTACAGGGAATATCCCATTAGCTGAAGCTGAAAAATTGCAAAATAATCCATTAATAAAATTAGCTGTACCGGTGTCATTGGGCGACAATTATAAAGGTCATCGGATCGTAGGTACTGATTCTAGTTTTTTAACCTTGTATGAGACCAAAGTTCTACAAGGAAGGTTGTTTCAAAAAGATTACGAGGTAGTCATAGGAACTGATGTTGCACATAAACAAAAGCTTAAAATTGGTGATCATATTCATAGCTCACATGGGCTCAGCAAAGGTGGTCATAGCCATGATGATCACCCTTTTACAGTAGTGGGAATATTGGCTCATAATAATAATATTACCGATAATCTTATCTTAACTAGTTTGAGCAGCGTATGGGATGTACATGGCATAGCACATGATGAACATCATGAAGCACTAACGGCTGAAGAATTGCAAGCGAAAGAGGATCTTGCAGAAACTCGAGATGCATACCTGCACCACCACGGTGAAGCGACAGATGAAGAACATGACCATGTGCATGAAGATGACCAATATGCTGATTCGGATAGGATAGTCAAATCTATAGGTGCAGATATGATACATTCATCTGGACTTGAAATTACAGCATTATTGGTTCAGTACCAATCTCCGGCAGCTATAGCTGTATTGCCTAAATTTATTGCTCAAAATACGCAAATGCAAGCTGCTTCACCTGCGATTGAGAGTGCTCGTTTATTTTCATTATTAGGTGTAGGTATTGACTCTTTGCAGATCCTTGCTTATATCATCATGGCTATTGCGGGGTTAAGTGTGTTTATAAGCCTATACAATGCCCTCAAACAGCGGAAATATGATTTAGCGATCATGCGTACATTAGGTGCCTCCAAACTTAAGCTTTTCACATTAGTAATTTTTGAGGGAATGGTGATTACTATAATCGGTGGATTTCTAGGCTTGCTATTTGCTCATATTGCGCTTTATTATATCAGTCTGCAAACAAGCCAAAGTGCTGATTTTATTAATACATTTAAACTTAATCCTATTGAACTGATTTTCGTCTTACTGGCGTGCATAATTGGTATCATTTCTGCTTTGATTCCAGCAATCAAAGCTTATAAAACGACAATATCACATATTTTATCGGGTAATTAA
- a CDS encoding RluA family pseudouridine synthase, with amino-acid sequence MHYITDKDVIYEDNHLIAINKRAGDIVQVDDTGDKSLEEMVKEYLKHKYHKPNEAFLGVIHRLDRPVSGLIVFAKTSKSLERMNKLFKDRQVKKTYLAVVRQRPVEPAGKLINWLVRNREKMVTKAFNKEVKESSYAELDYSLIGELNGFHLLKVEPLTGRTHQIRVQLSTMGCPIVGDNKYGYPRGSSKGSICLHSRSLTFMHPIKKEMMTLKAPLQADGFWEKFSKFKD; translated from the coding sequence ATGCATTATATTACAGATAAAGATGTTATATATGAGGATAATCACCTCATTGCCATCAATAAAAGAGCAGGGGATATTGTTCAAGTAGATGATACAGGTGATAAGTCTTTAGAAGAGATGGTAAAGGAATATTTAAAACATAAATACCATAAACCTAATGAGGCTTTTCTAGGCGTTATCCATCGTTTGGATAGACCTGTTAGTGGATTAATTGTTTTTGCCAAGACAAGTAAATCACTAGAGCGTATGAATAAATTGTTTAAAGATCGACAGGTAAAGAAAACATATCTTGCTGTGGTCAGACAAAGGCCAGTGGAACCCGCTGGAAAATTGATTAATTGGCTTGTTCGGAATCGAGAAAAAATGGTAACTAAAGCGTTCAACAAAGAAGTGAAAGAAAGTAGTTATGCCGAATTAGATTATTCCTTGATCGGCGAGTTGAATGGGTTTCACCTGTTGAAAGTAGAGCCATTGACTGGACGCACCCACCAGATTCGAGTACAATTGTCCACTATGGGCTGTCCCATCGTTGGAGATAATAAATATGGTTATCCTAGAGGTAGCTCAAAAGGAAGTATATGTTTACATTCCAGGTCGCTGACTTTTATGCATCCAATCAAAAAAGAAATGATGACATTAAAAGCTCCATTACAAGCTGATGGCTTTTGGGAGAAATTTTCAAAGTTTAAAGACTAG
- a CDS encoding HIT family protein — MSTIFSKIVSGEISAYKVAESNDFLAFLDVSPLTKGHVLVIPKRETDYIFDINDEEYMALWVFSKIVAQGIERVFPCKKIGIAVIGLEVAHAHIHLVPLNHVADLNFSQPRLSLTHEEFTEIAEAIKESIINVTTDN; from the coding sequence ATGTCTACAATTTTTTCAAAAATAGTGTCGGGAGAAATTTCTGCTTATAAAGTAGCGGAGAGTAATGATTTTTTAGCATTTTTAGATGTGAGCCCTTTGACAAAAGGTCATGTTTTGGTTATTCCAAAACGTGAAACTGACTACATCTTTGATATTAATGATGAAGAATACATGGCTCTATGGGTTTTTTCAAAAATTGTGGCTCAAGGTATTGAACGTGTCTTTCCATGTAAAAAGATTGGTATAGCCGTTATTGGATTAGAAGTAGCACATGCACATATACATTTAGTCCCTCTCAATCATGTCGCAGATCTAAATTTTTCTCAACCTAGATTGTCGCTTACTCATGAAGAATTTACCGAAATTGCAGAGGCAATAAAAGAATCAATTATCAATGTTACAACTGATAATTAA
- a CDS encoding sensor histidine kinase encodes MRETSYNYRKNFGLLFVFFAFVTLLYFVVVFAARNYTINHVDNEFTNRKSEVFDLTLVPFNDFFQNRVPEVSFYQGYLDSLEAGKYAYSVLSSYPFVKEIAFYDMLFSNDVNALAGFSINGLNIRPKTLSIFTINNRGLNKRYITKREEMGPFNDELNSMGIKIASYIDKLQSSSKLTDRDILRVFYATQPGRITYLNIPRINDLLVYKDIMDTKLDHIVNYEQDMFVFNVDPTLLEVKNIYPNLYERIEVVPIVRAPITSDIKEYVTEMPLPGALADYKLLFHSGESFISKEVNRSFFPIVLGISLVYLILLVILYLIYRNLEINGRLFKLQYDFINNLTHEFKTPVSVIKIAGNNIKSAQYLSDEERIMYGNILDQESDRLNNLMNKLLSFSQIENKTIKFKKEEIDLNSFVDNIVASTQLKHADFKISKEINVKSSLLADPVLLTSVFQNLIDNAYKYSDQKRKILDIKIQQNKKNFVIIFRDEGIGINKSEFSNIFKKFYRIKSQYNQQGSIGLGLAFCKEITEFMGGEISVKSEVGKGTTFTLIFSV; translated from the coding sequence ATGAGAGAAACAAGTTATAATTATCGTAAGAATTTTGGGTTACTTTTTGTTTTTTTCGCCTTTGTTACCTTACTCTATTTTGTTGTTGTTTTTGCCGCTCGTAATTATACGATTAATCATGTTGATAATGAATTTACCAATCGCAAATCAGAAGTCTTTGATTTGACATTAGTACCTTTCAATGATTTTTTTCAAAATCGTGTTCCTGAAGTTTCTTTTTATCAGGGATATCTCGATTCTCTGGAAGCCGGTAAATATGCTTATAGCGTCTTAAGCTCCTATCCCTTTGTCAAAGAAATAGCATTCTATGATATGCTATTTAGTAATGATGTCAATGCTTTGGCAGGTTTTTCGATCAATGGATTAAATATTAGACCCAAAACCTTATCCATATTTACCATAAACAATCGAGGCTTAAATAAAAGATATATTACCAAGCGCGAAGAGATGGGGCCATTCAATGATGAGTTGAATAGTATGGGAATCAAAATAGCCAGTTATATTGACAAATTACAGTCTAGCTCCAAGTTGACAGATCGCGATATCCTTCGAGTTTTTTATGCTACTCAACCTGGAAGAATTACCTATCTTAATATTCCACGAATCAATGATTTGTTGGTATATAAAGATATTATGGATACAAAATTAGATCATATTGTAAATTATGAACAGGATATGTTTGTTTTCAATGTGGATCCCACCTTACTAGAGGTCAAAAATATCTATCCAAATTTATATGAACGCATTGAAGTAGTTCCTATTGTGAGAGCGCCAATTACTTCAGATATTAAAGAGTATGTGACCGAAATGCCTTTACCAGGCGCTTTGGCAGATTACAAATTATTATTCCATTCGGGTGAGTCCTTTATTTCAAAAGAAGTAAACCGAAGTTTTTTTCCTATTGTACTAGGTATCTCACTTGTTTATTTAATCCTGCTTGTTATTTTATACTTAATTTATCGAAATTTAGAAATTAATGGAAGGTTATTCAAGCTACAATACGATTTTATTAATAATTTGACACATGAATTCAAAACACCAGTCAGTGTCATTAAGATCGCAGGTAATAACATTAAAAGTGCACAATATTTATCCGATGAGGAGCGTATTATGTATGGTAACATATTAGATCAGGAATCTGATCGATTGAATAATTTGATGAATAAGTTGTTGTCTTTTAGTCAAATTGAAAATAAGACGATTAAGTTTAAAAAAGAAGAAATTGATTTAAATTCTTTTGTTGATAATATTGTCGCTTCTACACAGTTAAAACATGCTGATTTCAAAATTTCAAAGGAAATTAATGTCAAATCAAGTTTGCTAGCAGACCCCGTTTTATTGACCAGTGTGTTTCAAAATTTGATCGATAATGCTTATAAATATTCTGATCAAAAGAGGAAAATATTAGATATTAAAATACAACAAAATAAAAAGAATTTTGTTATTATCTTTAGGGACGAAGGAATCGGCATAAATAAAAGTGAGTTTTCAAATATATTTAAGAAATTCTATCGCATAAAGAGTCAGTACAATCAACAAGGAAGTATTGGTTTAGGTTTAGCCTTTTGTAAAGAGATAACAGAATTTATGGGAGGAGAAATTTCTGTAAAAAGTGAAGTAGGTAAAGGAACTACCTTTACACTCATTTTTTCAGTTTAA
- a CDS encoding 16S rRNA (uracil(1498)-N(3))-methyltransferase produces MLKNFILSEEESKHAIRVLRLQAGDMVHLIDGRGGLYEAEILDPHPKRTVLTILKVQENYHESSYHLHIAVAPTKNIDRFEWFLEKATEIGIQEITPIICEHSERKEVKLDRLNKVIIAAMKQSLKAYIPKLNPAITFSQFCKKQESNLATKVIAHCVDGEKQFLNQVLQPKEQYILLIGPEGDFSTTEIDQALTLGYQPISLGHARLRTETAAMTSCVEVSLLNR; encoded by the coding sequence ATTTTAAAAAACTTTATTTTAAGCGAAGAAGAAAGTAAGCATGCCATTCGCGTACTTCGACTTCAAGCTGGAGATATGGTTCACTTAATTGACGGAAGAGGAGGATTGTATGAAGCTGAAATTTTAGACCCTCATCCCAAAAGAACTGTTCTGACCATATTGAAGGTACAGGAAAACTATCACGAGTCTTCTTATCACTTGCATATTGCAGTGGCGCCAACAAAAAATATAGATCGTTTTGAATGGTTTTTAGAAAAAGCTACAGAAATTGGTATCCAAGAGATCACGCCTATCATTTGTGAGCATTCAGAACGAAAAGAAGTTAAATTGGATCGATTAAATAAGGTGATCATAGCGGCGATGAAACAATCACTGAAAGCTTATATTCCTAAATTAAATCCTGCAATTACGTTCTCGCAGTTTTGTAAGAAACAAGAATCCAATCTTGCTACAAAAGTAATAGCTCATTGTGTTGATGGTGAAAAACAATTTTTAAATCAAGTCTTGCAGCCCAAAGAACAATATATCTTACTAATTGGTCCAGAAGGTGATTTTTCTACCACAGAAATAGATCAAGCACTGACCTTAGGTTATCAACCAATTTCATTAGGACATGCTCGGTTGAGAACTGAGACCGCTGCTATGACCTCTTGCGTTGAAGTTTCTTTGCTGAACAGATAG
- a CDS encoding DedA family protein: MQDLLLSFQQLLNPEELLSSGGFYLVLLIVFAETGLFFGFFLPGDYLLFLAGLFCALNKIQVDIVTLCAGLIGAGVLGNFAGYWFGYRAGPMLFKRKDSLIFKRKYVVMAEEFYHKYGGTALIIGRFVPIVRTFAPIFAGVVKLDFKKFVIFNISGALLWVLLLTLSGYFLGIEFPWIINYVEYIIVGLIAVAFLPIGIALIKRKMKANKNKQNIQ, from the coding sequence ATGCAAGATCTTTTGTTGTCTTTTCAACAATTATTGAACCCAGAGGAATTATTGAGCTCTGGCGGTTTTTATTTGGTTCTACTCATTGTATTTGCTGAAACGGGATTATTTTTTGGTTTCTTTTTACCGGGAGATTATTTGTTATTTTTAGCGGGACTTTTTTGTGCATTAAATAAAATTCAGGTTGATATCGTCACGCTTTGTGCAGGCTTAATTGGAGCCGGTGTGCTCGGAAATTTTGCGGGATATTGGTTTGGCTATCGAGCTGGTCCTATGCTTTTTAAGCGAAAGGATAGTCTGATCTTTAAACGTAAGTACGTTGTAATGGCTGAAGAATTTTACCATAAATATGGTGGGACAGCTCTTATTATTGGTCGATTTGTACCAATAGTACGTACATTTGCCCCAATTTTTGCAGGTGTAGTCAAATTAGATTTTAAGAAATTTGTGATTTTTAATATATCTGGAGCATTGCTTTGGGTGTTATTACTAACCTTATCGGGTTATTTCTTAGGAATAGAATTCCCTTGGATTATTAATTATGTAGAATATATTATTGTAGGATTAATCGCAGTTGCCTTTTTACCAATAGGCATTGCCTTGATCAAACGTAAGATGAAAGCAAATAAAAACAAACAAAATATACAGTAA
- a CDS encoding ABC transporter ATP-binding protein, which produces MQKNPIIATQELSFQYKGGTRIKFPSVEIQKGQHTLLLGNSGTGKTTLLNLLGGLSKPTEGKVWINQKDIYQFGTSELDQFRSQHIGFIFQEAHLLKNLTILENIQLAQSLANKKVNKTEIVSILEKLQLSDKAQAYPNELSRGQLQRAAIARAVINKPLLLIADEPTASLDDQNTGRVLALLMEIADQQGATLLIATHDKRIKNSFSNTYDLNTINPNNN; this is translated from the coding sequence ATGCAAAAAAATCCAATAATAGCAACACAAGAACTTTCCTTCCAATATAAAGGAGGTACCCGGATAAAGTTTCCATCTGTTGAAATTCAAAAAGGGCAGCATACCCTTCTTCTGGGAAACTCAGGAACTGGTAAAACAACATTGCTCAATCTCTTGGGCGGACTATCGAAACCAACTGAAGGAAAGGTATGGATCAACCAGAAGGATATCTATCAATTTGGCACATCGGAACTTGATCAATTTAGATCGCAACATATCGGTTTTATCTTTCAAGAAGCGCATCTTTTGAAAAATTTGACTATTCTTGAAAACATTCAACTTGCACAATCACTTGCTAACAAAAAAGTCAATAAAACTGAAATTGTAAGCATATTGGAAAAACTTCAATTGTCGGATAAAGCACAGGCGTATCCAAATGAGTTGAGTAGAGGTCAATTGCAGCGTGCAGCTATCGCTCGTGCTGTAATTAATAAACCGTTACTTTTGATCGCTGATGAACCCACAGCTTCTCTTGATGATCAAAATACCGGACGAGTATTAGCATTACTGATGGAAATAGCGGATCAACAAGGTGCAACGCTGTTGATTGCTACTCATGATAAAAGAATCAAAAATAGTTTTTCGAACACCTACGATTTAAACACCATAAATCCTAACAATAACTAG
- a CDS encoding inorganic diphosphatase produces MSTQNPWHKVSPGTNVPNSVNAIIEISNGSKGKYELDKETGLLLLDRVLSSSVVYPANYGFIPQTYCDDKDPLDILVICSVDILPLTLVEAQIIGVMNMVDGGEQDDKIIAVAKNDPVYNYITDIEQLSPHSMKEIVQFFESYKALEKKNVVVEGVQGREVAQQILLDSIELYNKEFGNK; encoded by the coding sequence ATGAGTACACAAAATCCTTGGCATAAAGTATCTCCTGGTACGAATGTGCCAAATTCGGTAAATGCAATTATTGAAATTTCAAACGGTTCAAAAGGAAAATACGAATTGGATAAAGAAACAGGTCTTTTATTATTGGACCGTGTTTTAAGTTCTTCAGTAGTTTATCCTGCCAATTATGGTTTTATCCCACAAACTTATTGTGATGATAAAGATCCATTAGACATCTTAGTAATCTGTTCTGTTGATATTCTGCCTTTGACATTGGTTGAAGCACAAATTATCGGTGTGATGAACATGGTTGATGGTGGCGAACAAGATGATAAAATCATTGCTGTTGCCAAAAATGATCCAGTGTATAACTATATTACAGATATCGAACAGCTTTCTCCACATAGTATGAAAGAAATTGTTCAATTTTTCGAAAGTTATAAAGCATTAGAAAAGAAAAATGTTGTTGTGGAAGGTGTCCAAGGACGCGAAGTCGCACAACAAATTCTATTGGATAGTATAGAATTGTACAATAAAGAATTCGGTAATAAATAA
- a CDS encoding DUF4286 family protein: protein MYLYNISIISEESVHQEIVSWIKENLLANTSFNPHFLEMLHSPHEGITYCLQIQVPSEEDIARFQQDHLIHLQNVILSKYQDKAFIFDSTMKYL, encoded by the coding sequence ATGTATTTATATAACATATCCATTATATCAGAAGAATCAGTACATCAGGAAATAGTTTCTTGGATTAAAGAAAATCTGCTAGCAAACACGAGTTTCAATCCGCATTTTTTAGAAATGCTTCATTCTCCGCATGAAGGAATTACGTATTGTTTACAGATTCAGGTGCCTTCAGAGGAAGATATTGCTCGATTTCAGCAAGATCATTTAATCCATTTACAAAATGTAATCTTATCTAAGTATCAAGATAAAGCTTTCATTTTTGATAGTACGATGAAATATCTATAA
- the greA gene encoding transcription elongation factor GreA, translated as MAEVTYYTAEGLQKLKDELHYLKTEGRSLISNAIAEARDKGDLSENAEYDAAKEAQGLHEAKIANLENTLAGARLIDESKLDTSKVLALSIVKIKNKKNGAEMTYQLVSETEADMKLGKISVKSPIAKGLLGKSKGDVAVIDVPAGQIEFEIIDISR; from the coding sequence ATGGCAGAAGTAACTTATTACACCGCAGAGGGATTACAAAAACTCAAGGACGAGTTGCACTATCTTAAAACTGAAGGAAGAAGCCTGATCTCAAATGCTATAGCAGAAGCTCGAGACAAAGGCGATTTATCTGAGAATGCAGAATATGATGCAGCAAAAGAAGCGCAGGGTTTACATGAAGCGAAAATCGCGAACTTGGAAAACACATTAGCTGGAGCTCGATTGATTGATGAATCAAAATTAGATACATCAAAAGTGTTAGCACTTTCTATTGTAAAGATTAAAAACAAGAAAAATGGCGCTGAAATGACTTACCAGTTGGTATCTGAAACTGAAGCAGATATGAAGTTAGGTAAGATCTCTGTTAAATCTCCGATTGCCAAAGGTTTACTGGGTAAATCTAAAGGTGACGTAGCCGTTATAGATGTTCCAGCAGGTCAAATCGAATTTGAAATTATCGATATTTCAAGATAA
- a CDS encoding alpha/beta hydrolase family protein — MKDRDLSQTEFIKYQARDGKIITGFITYPLHEDRKNLPMVVLPHDGPNQREVWGFDHEAQFLANRGYVVFQMNYRGSIGFGKEFWSAGFKEWGGKIQDDITDGVKWLIREGIADKDRIAIVGKGFGGYSALHAACFNSDMYACAVSYSGFTNLFTYFRDIPPYVKPYLQKYYQIIGNPVRESGMFKQISPVFHSNRVKIPVLLAQGGKDRFSSVTDANQFVQKLKNNNIPVQYLLKEEEGRTFKKEENIIQYYQEFEKFLDKYIGK; from the coding sequence TTGAAAGATCGTGATTTATCCCAGACAGAATTTATAAAGTATCAAGCACGAGATGGTAAGATCATTACCGGATTTATTACCTATCCATTGCATGAAGATCGAAAAAATCTTCCAATGGTCGTTCTTCCTCATGACGGACCCAATCAACGAGAAGTTTGGGGTTTTGATCATGAAGCACAATTTTTAGCTAATCGAGGGTATGTCGTTTTTCAAATGAATTATCGAGGTTCAATAGGTTTTGGAAAAGAATTTTGGTCAGCTGGATTTAAAGAATGGGGAGGTAAGATCCAAGATGATATAACCGACGGAGTGAAATGGTTGATCCGCGAAGGAATCGCCGATAAAGATAGAATTGCTATCGTTGGGAAAGGTTTTGGTGGATATTCTGCATTACATGCAGCCTGCTTTAACTCCGATATGTATGCCTGTGCAGTATCGTACTCCGGCTTTACAAACCTATTTACTTATTTTAGAGATATTCCCCCATATGTAAAACCTTACTTACAAAAGTATTATCAAATCATTGGTAATCCTGTAAGGGAATCCGGTATGTTTAAGCAAATATCTCCTGTATTTCACTCCAATCGCGTGAAGATACCCGTGTTGTTGGCACAAGGAGGAAAAGATAGATTTAGTTCAGTAACAGATGCGAATCAATTTGTACAAAAATTAAAAAATAATAATATCCCGGTTCAATATCTTTTAAAAGAAGAAGAGGGTCGGACCTTTAAGAAGGAAGAAAATATTATTCAATATTATCAAGAATTTGAAAAGTTTTTGGATAAATACATCGGTAAATAG
- a CDS encoding DUF983 domain-containing protein gives MPTSKIHALIHSKCPRCHVGNMFEGSVYGFSKQKTKEVCSVCNLTFEIEPGYFYAAMYVSYAMSVAEVVTFALATAVLTGSESPWTYMLVLFATIIIFAPFNFRYSRLVLLHFMTPKISYDPKWELIEENIKKER, from the coding sequence ATGCCAACATCTAAAATTCATGCATTGATCCATTCAAAATGTCCAAGATGTCATGTCGGAAATATGTTTGAGGGATCTGTTTATGGTTTCAGTAAACAGAAGACAAAAGAGGTATGTTCCGTTTGTAATTTGACGTTTGAAATAGAGCCAGGTTATTTTTATGCAGCTATGTATGTGAGCTATGCCATGTCAGTAGCAGAAGTCGTCACTTTTGCACTCGCAACTGCTGTGCTTACTGGTAGTGAATCCCCTTGGACTTATATGTTAGTGCTTTTCGCAACGATCATTATCTTTGCGCCCTTCAACTTCCGTTATTCAAGGTTAGTTTTGTTGCATTTTATGACTCCAAAAATTAGTTATGATCCAAAGTGGGAGCTGATCGAAGAAAATATAAAAAAGGAGCGATAG